In a genomic window of Nitrospira sp. ND1:
- a CDS encoding PstS family phosphate ABC transporter substrate-binding protein, translated as MRHESNTVREPASGHPLTTVLVFSILYALIVMPAACAGQANGADTTLRPYQKVSGVSGTINSIGSDTLNNLITLWAEGFRKQYPNVKIQVEGKGSSTAPPALIENTAQLGPMSRTMKSSEIDAFETKFGYPPTPYPVAVDALALFVNKDNPTKGLTVAEVDALFSKSRRHGHAVDLTKWGQLGLTGDWVGAPVSLYGRNSASGTYGFFKEHALKNGDFKDQVKEQPGSASVVQGISEDRYGIGYSGIGYTTSGVKMLPLAAKAGQSFVEPTQANTRNGTYPLWRYLYIYVNQAPGKPLSPIVKEFLTYVYSREGQSDVLRDGYFPVDAAMAEKQLSQIR; from the coding sequence ATGCGTCATGAGTCGAATACCGTGCGCGAACCGGCGAGTGGGCATCCGCTGACGACCGTCCTCGTGTTTTCGATTCTCTATGCGCTGATCGTGATGCCGGCCGCCTGCGCCGGACAAGCGAACGGCGCCGACACCACGTTACGACCCTATCAAAAGGTCAGCGGCGTGTCCGGGACGATCAACAGCATCGGCTCCGATACCCTGAACAACCTGATCACGTTGTGGGCCGAAGGGTTCCGGAAGCAATATCCCAATGTGAAAATTCAAGTCGAGGGGAAGGGGTCCAGCACGGCACCGCCTGCGCTCATTGAAAACACGGCTCAACTCGGTCCGATGTCGCGGACGATGAAGTCGAGCGAGATCGACGCATTCGAAACGAAGTTCGGGTACCCGCCGACGCCCTACCCGGTCGCGGTGGACGCCTTGGCGCTCTTCGTCAACAAGGACAATCCGACCAAGGGGCTCACGGTTGCGGAAGTGGATGCGCTGTTTTCCAAGTCCCGGCGGCACGGCCATGCCGTCGACCTGACCAAGTGGGGGCAACTCGGGTTGACCGGCGACTGGGTCGGTGCGCCAGTCAGTCTGTACGGCCGCAATTCAGCGTCCGGCACGTACGGATTCTTCAAGGAACATGCGCTCAAAAATGGCGACTTCAAGGATCAGGTGAAGGAACAACCCGGCTCTGCCTCGGTGGTGCAAGGGATCAGCGAAGATCGTTACGGCATCGGGTACAGCGGGATCGGCTACACCACGTCCGGGGTGAAAATGCTTCCGCTCGCGGCGAAGGCCGGTCAGTCGTTCGTCGAACCCACCCAGGCGAACACGAGGAACGGCACGTATCCGCTGTGGCGATACTTGTACATCTACGTGAATCAGGCTCCGGGGAAACCCCTCTCGCCCATCGTGAAAGAGTTTCTCACCTACGTCTACAGCAGAGAGGGGCAATCAGACGTGCTCAGGGACGGGTATTTCCCCGTGGATGCCGCCATGGCTGAGAAGCAGCTGAGCCAGATCCGGTAA